Part of the Oreochromis aureus strain Israel breed Guangdong linkage group 20, ZZ_aureus, whole genome shotgun sequence genome, CTGGCCAGGGAACAGACATTATCACCAATCTGCCCATAACCCCCTTGATGACACAGTCCAGAGATGCACTTGTGAAGATTGCGACAGACAAACGGCTTTTGAAAGACCTTGATCATCTGACAAAgtgcattcacacaaacactagAGGTATAACAAAGATTTACTTTATTTCACTTATATAGTCTCTAATCTTATATTGGCAAGATATACCTGATATTCTTGATTTCAAATTTGTTTCAGGTATATCACTCCATGTACCTCAAATACCTCCCTAAGAGAACACATTTTGGATATGATGTGATGATCCACGCCTCCATGCTTGCTGCCCTGGATCATAACAACAATGTAAACAAGGAACAAGTATGTAAACTGTAATAACTTTCTTAAGATTGTAAGCACATTATGCTTGAGGTGGGTACTATGACAATAAAGAATCAAATTGAGATATGAAGTTATCACAATCTGCTAATCTGGGAAGATGTTTGAATCGTGCTACAGTGAATTCTTTGTGCTCTGCTCGTTCCTGTAAACTAAACTGGTTTACAGTTTAGTTTACAGTTTACAACTAAACAACTAAAATGGTGTTGAAAACAAAATTGTGATATTATATTTTTGCCTTATCGCTCACCCCTATGTTACGCTGGGAATTTTGTATCAAttatatattttcttatttatgtttttgaacaggCTGTTTATCAAGATGGGGAAAGTGTTAGCGAACCAAAGTTCAAACTTTAATGGAGCAAAGTCCACAAGACATTCAGAGCCAGAGCAGTGACTGTTGGAAAAGACTACTGCTACATGGCAGCTATGATGACAGATGTTCTCTCTGCTGTGTTGGATTCAATCCAAGACATGGACATGAGAGTGAACGTGACACACTCCACAAGAAAGACTACCCAGATAACAAATTGgttttcaaacacaacagttTTCACGTTTCAAGTAGCTGCATCATTACAAATAAAAAGATGTACACTCAACTTAAGTTCAAATGTCACTAACATTTATTTTAGTGACATTTGAGCAGTGACAACAGTGACATAACATgcataaacaaacaataacaggCGGGTGGGCGATGGCTATAAAAGATCAAATTTTGATATGAAGGTGTTAGGATCTGCTAATTTGGCGAAATTGTTAAAATTGCTACAGTGCATTCAGTTTTGCTGTGCACTTCaccatcatttttattgtaacaatgCCAGTGTTCATATTAATACGTATACTATGTTGTTACCATAAAACTTTTGGTTTGTTATTAAATCTTGTCAAGctattaattacataaattacGTGGTAGAACAAGACAGTAAGAATGTAAACTATATGTAATAAAATCTCTCCACGGCTCATCTACCTGAAACCTGTATATATGCTACTTGGTTCTGGATAGGCTGTCCTTATTTTGTTCACTGGTCATGATGGGATGACTCTACATACTCTTTTCCCTAGCCAGCCATGCATCCACCGGTAAACTGTCGATATGAAGCATAACTGTAagatcttaaaaaaaagaatgaactaTAGACTAGTCATTTATGCTTTTTGTCTTAACTGGTAAAACACAAACGTTAAGAAGTACATAGCTCAGTttacttaatttttttataGTGTAGCAACGATATTAATTAACTTGCCTTTTAGTGACCTGCTTATGACTTGGTAGACTAGTACTATACCGGTCATGAAGGCTAACAGGTGCTGCCCAAAGAACATCTGGAATAAGACATACGGCTTCAAAGTTCTGGTGCACTTTGTTGCATGGAGaatctgtaaaaataacaatatcGTAATTTCACTGTATAATAAAAATTAGAATTCTATTAATGTTTTTATCATGTGTTTATGCAATACCATGGATAGCTGCTGCCATAAAATTGAGCTCTTTACAACAAACGCTCTCAGTCGCTGTTGCCATAGGCAAGCAGTTGCCGCATAGACACCAGTAGTTTTCCCCCACTCTCCTGTCCTCGTGTGACAGATTGTTTTCATCTTCATCAAAATTAAGTACTGGTTGACTGTTTTTATCCTTTCTCTCAGTTTGCTCTGGTTCAAACTGGAAAGGTTGAACAGAAGCCATTTCCAGTGCACTGCTAACTGTGAACTTGATGCGGTGCAACCTTATGACGCCATTGACGTACATTGAGAAGTAAATAACAATGGCGGCCTACTGGTAAGTCGGTTTTATATAAAATGTgcttaaaaggaaaacatttggCGTATTTTAATACCACATATATATCCCCCCCAAACAGATATTGGTTTGTTGCTTCAAGGCAACATTGTGCAACAAGGGTAGTCAAACACCAAGTTATTCTTTAATAAGTTTTTAGTACAACAAGgatgaacaaataaacaacaaataaaaataaaaaagtattaaaaagaaataaatgcaacAGGAAGATGCACAtgcacgcgcgcgcgcacacacacacacacacacacacacgttgtgTTTCCATCAGTTCTGGGGACATTAACTTACATTCATTTCCTGGAGACTTATCCTGACCCTACCCAGCACAAGTCCGTGCCtgaacctaaccctaaccctaaccctgaccttatcctaaacctaaccttatcctAACCCTGACTCAAGTCTTCACCCTAAAATTTAATGATTTACCTAGCAATTTGTCTCCATAAAGTAGGCGAGATCTCACAATGTGAGTGTGTAAACAGATTTGTGTCCCCACAACAATAAGtaatacacgcacacacacaattacTTTACCAACTGACCCCTGAGCTCCTAAGTGTCTCTCAAATCTGATTCAGGGATCCACTCCTCCACTTCACTGTCACTCCCTGAAAGCTCACTGTCCTCACTTTCTGAGGGAATGTCCCTAACTGCACATTCCCTTGGTTTCCTTCCATAAAACGTTTTCACATCCACGTCCTGTAATTATCAGTAGATTATAAAGTAAAAAACATTGACTATGATcatataaatgcacacaaacacatctctaCACACATATACTAATGCATTATATTACTGGAAAAAAAGACTGCAAACTTAACAAAACAAGCAACTGCCCAAACAACCATAACTGACCTAAATATGAAATGACACACAAGGGTATAATGGGTATATAATGGCTGATCAGACCACTATGACACACGAGGGgtaactaaacaaaacaaaattgtaAACAACAAACAATGCAGTATAGTCTGGTTTGTTAATAAAGTAAACACCAAAGAAGGAAATCAATACTACTAAACCCTAAATTCAAatacttaatttttttaaattaaagaaaacacacatccCCCCCCCCTTCAGCAGGAAGTAGTGGTGCAGTCCAATTATCCCTCTTTGCATTTAGTGGTTTCAAACCCTGGCCACCACCTTTTGTGTGGCAACTCCCAGGTATGATGGCAGGTAAgaagtaaaagaaacaaaagttagtcaaaaaaaatcaaagtaatgAAGTGGTATGAATACAGAAGTAAACTAAATGTGCGTGGTTACAAATAGAACAAATGTATCCAAACCAATCAATAAACTTATTGGAAACTAAAGTGTGTTATTGTGTTTAAACAaaggaataaaaatatataagagTTACCGCCTTTAGAGTGTGGCCATGGGTTTGGCCATCACAGCCAGAGATGTGCCTGGTAGCATTatttgaagaaaaagaaaaacgtttttctttcttcaaatAATGCTACcaggcacaaaaaaaaaaaaaagttttttttttttgaagggcCAGTGTGAGGCATGAAAATGTGGTTTGTTGCCTCAGGGCAACGCTATACAGTAGAGAGATATTATTGAAAGCACAGTACATATTTTAACGCAAACATGTCTTAATAGCCAGGGTTCCTTTAAATGCATGCTCAACCATCCAGGTAAGTAAGACTCTCTGTTGTTTGTTCCCCCAGTACATCTCTGACTTGCTTACTGTTCACATCCTGAAGTGAACAGAACTGATTGGATCCCCGGTGTTGTAATTAAACTTTGTGCTTCCAGGAGATCACAGTGATTGACTGTGCAACAAAAATGTgttacacaaacacatgtgGTCTGATAGATGTGTTATAAAGATTCTTCTAAACTTCGTAACTGCAGTGCAGCTGGTTTGCTAGTAAGTCGGAGCACAAGCATCTAAATTGTGCCAACAGCTTTTGTGGCTGTCCTGTGACACTGTCCAGCTGTCCTCTCTTCAACACAGTTCTTGTAATCTTTCATTCTTACAAAGTTTACAAAAGTTTGCCACAGCTGAGGTTTAGAGAAGTCAGAAAAGGGGCTAACAGCATATGGGCTTGATCTCTCTGAACAATAATTATTATTACCTAAACTCCACTCTTCCAAGAGCACCACTAGGGAACGCTGAAAAATCACATGCAACGAGAATTGCTATCAATTTGTGCTATGTCTGATTGGTGACTGGGGTTTCATAATGAGAGCTTTTGCTACCTGGCTACATTAGGTTTTTCTGGATGCTTTTTCCAACAGTTAccagcagtggcggtcctagcctgtttggcgccctgggcgaacccTGGACCAAatgtggcccacacatgggccagcacaaggccagttgcagacacactggtggtcctgtgctgacccatgtgtggattacctctggcaaacctgatctgggccaccaaagggctgtcattctttgcggtatgtgggccatgtgtaagttgtgtgcagccacgggccagttgcagacacaatgctcgccctgtgctggcccagaacagttttaGCTCTGTCCCCAGATGttagcctaatgtgtaccttaatcaagccatgtaataaaaTTTGCCGGAACAtgatagtgcaaaagtaacatgacaaaactctgttcagacagtgaatggactgattattatatagcacttttctactctctcagattactcaaagtgctctatacaacacacCACATTCATACAcgttctctaaactgagtgcttcctaactacattcacactcttgacataCAGCCTGGAGGAGCGAGGGATCGAACCAATAACCTTacaatcagtaggtgacctgctctacctcctgagctacagccacccaatGGTAAACATGAggaaaccctcactaggttttggataaagtgtacactcacaaacctgtcaaacctgcatttgaaacgttggctaccataggaGTATAGTATtacaacatggcatttgggtcttctaactaaaataagaaaataagaacataaatagtgccatcattgccagacctggcccacatctggttgacttACACCCTgacatgacaccagtcagtcagaagtgccagcttgatgctggatccaggccagacctgttttctatgagcctgggccacataaaccaaaccataatcgtgccagatgtggcatgccatcacataaaccgTGCCATCTATGCTAGGCccggcccatatctggatggcataccacttaccatgccagaagtcagccagcagtgccggcttgacaccagatccagGCCAGACCTGTTTGCTATGTGGGCtgttatataataaataatgatttttgttttacacaatGAGCAAATCATAACAGTAGCCTTTATCTAAACCATTCAGCCACATTGAGCTATATAGTCTAATTATAGTGAAAATGTGTGATAAATAACTTAATCATCAAACTACTTTAGTTTGCCAGTTtacctgtttttaaatctctgaAGTAAcacaaaaaatctaatttctCAGTGTTTCACATCTTCATTTCATGGAGTTGCTCTGTCTCAATCCTGTAGATATATAAGGACACAGACAAGTTTATTAGTACAACCAAAAGGTCAAAAGTGTGATGTGAACCCAAGGCTCTGACAGGATATGCAGGTTTAACAGCAGCTTTCATGTTTATGTTCTCATCACATTGGTTGTAACATGGTAATGCCTGTCACTGCCACCCAACAGAATAAAGTGTTACCTCAGTTAGAAAGTCATTTTCGTGACACCAGCTTTGAAAGCAGAACTTAGCATCTCTCAGACTGGCTGAGTTCTTACAGTAAACTCTGAGGATCTTCTCAGCAAAGCACACTGGGAGAAGCTTGGACACCTGACAACAAGGACAGTAACATAAAAGCTGTTTTACAGAGACATctacagaaagaacacacagCTCATGCAAAGAGATGCAGTAGTTCTGACCTGTTCTCTGGGAATCTTGAATGCTTCAGTAGGGTTAGCCTTAGTGTAGAAATATGTGGTATTGATGGGGTCCTTGTTTTTCATCCCATAGTCCAAAGTGACAACCTAAAAGAGGAGTGTGACAGACCAGCCTGTGTTTATGTTCACATGTACATTATGACTCAGTGCAGGTTGGCAGcacaattaaaattaaataaaaaactaaactaaagaaACCCAAGATTTTAGGAAGATTTATTACTGAGTATAATTAGAATAAAAACCCACAGTAATTTCAAAGATGTCTTTTGGAATGACTTTAACCAGTTCATTTTCCAAGCATGTGCTGTCATTGATATTATCATTGTTTTGCTAATCTCTTTTTATGATCACTTTTCACTCttacttttatttcttcttggTCTTCTTTCTTGAGCtaagaaagggagagaagagTCACAtcaacatctctctctcttttcttttagagCACTCACAAACCACAAATATTGTAATCAACCtgatattaacaaaaaaagtgtgatcattttgttttttccaacatTGCAGCTTGGGCatgattatttttcattttccaataaaaaatgttttccttgCAACAAAAAGTTTGCCTAACTGCAGGTTAAACTGGGATAATAAGCTAGTATGCAGGTGAGCATGAACCTATGGATTGAAATGGTTTCAATCAAAATCCGCTACAAAGAACTCAGTTTTACTCTGTCTCAAATATTGAGTTCGAATCCCAcctggggcgtctgtatccgGTAAGGGTCCCAAGGCTAGACCCCCCATGCTAAGTGAGCCTGCTGCATACATGAGAGAGATAAATACGAAGTCATGCCCGCTCGGACGttgcccggatcaacaaggtccgcatCAGCTGTTGAGGAACGAGGGCACCCTGAtgagaagtgggctactgggacaagaaggcatcggtgggcaagagacgaagaTAGGGCGTTGTGGgcatgctactacgcaagtaaccctggcagAAGGGGTTACATTAATAGGATGAGCGACCTATGGAATCTTccatacccaacatccacattGACGgtgaaacaactagtagctcagtgaaATCCATAGCATATGGGACAAGGAGAAagacgcaacccataacagcAACGCTCAGTGGTTAGTGAATctaagagcagaccacagcaacctccctgaacagggaccagtatgaagagttggacagcaccaggccccgacatggttcacgtctactggctgaagaaggtGACTGCACTCTACGaacgtctggcagcacaaatgaaccagcttcTACTTGAAGAGacacacccagaatggctaatcGAAGGGCGGAcagtcccatccaactaccagcCAATAACCTGCTTCTGTACCACATGTAAGCTCCTGTCAGACATCATagtggctaagatgaacaggcaatGGTTCAATACATGAGTTGGgaacagaaagggattggcaaggataccagaggcgcaaaacaccagctactggtagactgagcagtcagccgagactgcaagactaggctgaccaacctgttcaatgcctggattgattacaagaaggcctatgattcaatgccccacacctggatcctggaatgcctgaaccccctcagcgAGAttattgacaagactggctatggataccgactacggaatgaAGCAGTTGTGAGCCATCTCCTGTACacggatgacatcaagctgtatgccaagaatAAACAAGatatcgattcactgatccacaccaccaggatatacagcaatgacattggaatgtcgttcggactcgATAAGTTTAGTCGGATGATAacgaagagagggaaggtactgtcagaactgaggggatcgaactaccagaaggtaACACtacagacatagaggacagctacctGGGggtcccacaggcaaatgggaaccatgacgaggccactaggaaagctgcaaccaccaagtacctgcagagggtcaggcaagtcctgaggagtcagctgaacggtaagaacaaggtgcgggctatcaacacctacgccctgcccatgatcaggtacccggctgggataataagttggccaaaggaggagatagcaGCCATTGACATCAAGACCAGCAaactcctgaccatgcatggagggtttcaccccaaatccagcaccctgaggctgtatgctaagcggaaggaaggaggccggggactggtgagtgtcaccaccacagtccaggatgaggtagcaaacatacatgaaaaatgaggaagatggccccaaccaaccacgtgctcagtgaatacctcaggcagcagaaacccaagaaagaggaggatcattgaaggacaggcccctgcacggtatgtaccactggcagatggaggaagtggctgatatccagaaatcctaccagtggctggacaaagctggactgaaagacagcacaggaacaagctctgagcacaagatccatagaagctggggtctatcacaccaggcaagacgccaggtgcaggctgtgtaaagatgcccctgagacaatccagcacataacagcagggtgcaagatgctagctggcagggcatacatggaacgccataaacACGCGGCTggcatagtgtacagaaacatctgtgccgagtatggcctgcaagtcccgaggtcaaaatgggacacACCcacaagggtggtggagaatgaccgagcaaAGATCCTGTGacacttccagatacagacaggcaaaatggtgatggctaaccaaccagacatagtggtggtagacaaacagaagaagacggccgtagagattgatgtagcggttccgaatgacagcaacatcaggaagaaggaacacgagaagctcgagaaataccaagggctcagagaagagctcgagaagatgtggaggatgaaggtaacggtggtcccatTGGTAATCaaagcactaggtgcggtgactcccaagctgggtgagtggctccagcagatcccaggaacaacatcagagatctctgtccagaaaagCGCAgccctgggaacagctaagatactgcgcaggacctcAAGcttccaggcctctggtagaggacccaagcttgaaggataaGACCACCTGCAGGGGCGAGAGAGaggaatttttctttttaaattcccCTCTTGCCCCTGCAGGCTGTCTATCCTTGGACTTGAGGGGTCCTGCACAGGTcctgctgttcctaggactgctattctggacagagatcttggATATTGTTCCTGGGATCCTGgaatgccctgcctgctagcatcttgcatcCTGCCGTTAtatgctggattgtctcaggggcatctttacactgCCTGTTCCTGGGATCTTGCCTGTGTGATaaaccccagcctctatggatcttgtactcagagctcgCTCCTGTGCTGCACGTTTTCGCTGCCCAAAGTTGTGAAAAACCCTTCCTTAACAAATATAGTAGCCTACCTCTGGCAGCAAACCTGGCAAAGTTGTCAGGAGGATTAATTGTTTTTGCCCTGCAGCTGGATTGATGTCTGTAGTTTTGTGGACTTTTGGAcccactgtggtcataaaactGTCAAAGGGACCCAATTAAAAATGATGGATAACAAGGTCTGGGAATAGCACGCAGAAAGTTATGGAGTAGTGCCAGAAAGTTATGTAACACAAGTGTCCGAGAAGGAACAAGTGCAAGTAGGATTGACAACTGATTGGGGAAAAGTATTGACAAACATCTTACATTGATAATTTGGGGTGATATTGACATTTGTAGAGTTGAGAAAATACTTATTAGTTTAAAATTAACACGGTCCAAGTAAAAAGCAAGGGATGGAAAGTTACTCAGCAGCTGGAGGAGGGGTTGTGGCCTCCTATAAAAGGAAGGTCAGATATGCCCCGACCAGCTTTTTTTCCCGTCTGTTACTTTGTGTGTATCTGATGATTGTGCTTAAAGGCTCTACACCCGGGGGTTTGCTCTGCTTGCTTTGCTATGTGTTGTTTTGCTGTAATGAGCTGTTTTTCTGTTCATATGACACTGTTTAATAAACTCTGTTttaagaattctactcttttccAGAGGATCTTTTTGagtgatttgattttaattggatctcAAAAGCTGGACCTCAACATCGTTGGCAGGATAAGGTTAACATATTGGCTTCAAAATATGCGACCCGACACATCTTCTAACCTAACATTCAATCTAGGCCCGAAGATCTTgacaatttaattaattaatgtatttcaaattttaattaatcaattatACATATAATTAAttctttatgtatttaattcattcattttagcACTCAAGACCCTCCATACTGATCAGGACATCATTTCTACAATATCTGTGTGTACTAAAGTTTCAGAAACAAAAGCTTCATAGTTATATTACTCTAAATAAGCATAGACTTGTTAGCTTTGAATAGCCCTCCAGATCTACACAGGGAAGGAATAAAAACATACGTTTATAAACAACAAATCAGTTTTTTGTAAACTGCTCTTAAATTGAACTTGTCCAGGGAGACACTCCAGATAAAACATTAGAAATCCTTCAAAACTTTAGAAACCCTTTCATTTTTGGAGACTTGATGATCTAAAAGCATATGATAGCTCTTGGCAACCACCTACTTGCCACCTTCTCAATCAGCTCTTTAGGTGGAACCTACCAACAAGGCAAGTAGTGCAAAAGATTCTTCAGATGCTCTAAAGACACTTTCCTTACTACTCAGACATCCCACTTAAGCTTTAAGCTCTACTCAGCTTTATCATTCCTCCAGTTTCTTGGTTGGCTTTGTGTTAGTATGGAATCTTTACAGATGGTGTCAGGTTCATTTTATTAGAGAAGATGAATGAGCTTAAAATGTAAGTTGTCATAATTTATTCTTAAGTGGTTAAAGTTTCAAGTTAGCTTTACACTGTGCCATTGCGCATGGCGCATTCTGGTTACATTTTTCAGGCAGAACCGGAGGGAGGGACACTGTGCCAAATGTTATGTTGTAAGAACTTCACGGTAACACAAAACATAAGAGAAAAAGAGCTTTATCTTGAATTTACCAGAAATCAGGAGTAAACAAATTGGAacaggaaaacagctgaaagaTTTTAACTTCTGTAGATTTTCATTTAGCAATGACatgaaaaataatgaatttcCACACAATGAGCAAGTCACAAGAGTACCCAAAATTGCATGTATCGAAACTAGGCGCTCTATTTAGTAGTTGGAACATTACACTAAATAATTAATATTAGATTATCAAAAGTTTATTTCATATTGATATATGTTGAAGGAAGTAGTTAGTATCACTTATTATCAATCcaaaaaactgattaaaagtCATTCAGTATGTAATATTTTGATAACATTTCATATCTAGACTAAACCAGACAGCTaacatttaaactgaaaaatggaaaataccCAAACTGCATAAATTTTCTGATTCAATTCTCCTATATTAAAATCCTTACAGTCACACAAAAACTTGATATCTGAATCTTTCACATGTTCAGATTGACTGGTACTGGAGTTTGACTGTCATTGCCACCATCCTCTTCTGCATTCTGTATCTGTAAATAAAGGTTATTATTAATACCAAGACATCAGAGTTATGAAGTGGAATCTGAACTCAGGGCTCTGACAAGATAGACATTTTTAACTGCAGCTTTCCTGCTTACACTGTGATCATTAGGCTTATTTTGTAGTAATACCAATCAATGCAATTAAATAGAATTAAGTAAGTAGTACCTCAAAGCCATAGTCCTCGCACTGGGTTTTAAAGAATTTTTTGacctctttttctttattttttctctcttttccttgCAGTCCTTCATGGTTCTTCCAGTAAACCCCAAGTATCTCGTCAGAAAAGTGCTGTGGGAGAAACTTGGACACCTGACATCAAGGACagcagcataaaaatgacatattACACAGCCAAAGTTGTCTTATGGAGatgcataaaaaaacaaacagagctcATAGAAATTAAGGGTATAATTCTCACCTTTGATTTGGATATTGGGATTGCTTTGTCAGGCTTGTCCTTGCGATAGAAAAATGCTTTACTGATGGGGTCATTGTCTTCCATCGCATAGTCCAAAGTGACAACCTAAAATGAAATGTCACAGAGAGGCCTGTGTTTATATTCACATGTAAATAACGGTATGTAAACAGTGGAAGTTTAAAAGatcaattaaataaaatgaacaaaaataaataaatcaggattTCAAGAAAAGGTTGATGAATTAATAAAACTCACAATAACTTCCAACTTGTCTTCACGAAAGCGTTCAATCAGTTTGTCTCTTAAATCTTTCTTCATCTCCT contains:
- the LOC120435401 gene encoding deoxynucleoside triphosphate triphosphohydrolase SAMHD1-like, with the protein product MEDNDPISKAFFYRKDKPDKAIPISKSKVSKFLPQHFSDEILGVYWKNHEGLQGKERKNKEKEVKKFFKTQCEDYGFEIQNAEEDGGNDSQTPVPVNLNM